The following are from one region of the Luteimonas sp. MC1572 genome:
- the pyrF gene encoding orotidine-5'-phosphate decarboxylase encodes MGFMQQLRQRWATSGSLVCVGLDPEPAKFPARFAADDDAVFAFCRDIVDATAEFACAFKPQIAHFAALGSEGALERLIAHVHAAHPGIPVILDAKRGDIGSTAGRYAVEAFGRFAADAVTVNPYLGGDSLQPFLDHAEHGVVILCRTSNPGAADLQDLPVDGRPLYQHVAMKAAREWNGHGNVALVVGATWPGQLGEVRAIVGDMPLLVPGVGAQGGDVEAVVRNGRSADGTGLLVSSSRAILYASAGDDYAAAAADAARALRDAINRHR; translated from the coding sequence ATGGGTTTCATGCAACAGCTGCGGCAGCGCTGGGCCACGTCCGGGTCGCTGGTCTGCGTCGGGCTGGATCCGGAGCCGGCGAAGTTTCCGGCGCGGTTCGCGGCTGACGACGATGCGGTATTCGCGTTCTGCCGCGACATCGTCGACGCCACCGCGGAGTTCGCCTGTGCGTTCAAGCCGCAGATCGCGCATTTCGCGGCGCTCGGGTCCGAAGGCGCGCTTGAACGATTGATTGCGCACGTGCACGCGGCGCATCCGGGGATCCCGGTGATCCTCGATGCCAAGCGCGGCGACATCGGTTCCACCGCCGGGCGCTACGCCGTCGAAGCCTTCGGTCGCTTCGCCGCCGATGCGGTCACCGTGAACCCGTACCTCGGCGGCGATTCCCTGCAGCCCTTCCTCGACCACGCCGAACACGGCGTGGTGATCCTCTGCCGCACGTCCAACCCCGGTGCCGCCGACCTGCAGGACCTGCCGGTCGACGGGCGGCCGCTGTACCAGCACGTCGCCATGAAGGCGGCGCGCGAGTGGAACGGCCATGGCAACGTCGCGCTGGTGGTCGGCGCCACCTGGCCCGGGCAACTGGGCGAGGTGCGCGCCATCGTCGGCGACATGCCGCTGCTGGTGCCCGGCGTGGGTGCGCAGGGCGGAGACGTGGAAGCGGTGGTGCGCAACGGCCGCAGCGCCGATGGCACGGGCCTGCTGGTCAGTTCGTCGCGGGCGATCCTCTACGCCTCGGCCGGCGACGACTACGCGGCTGCAGCCGCGGACGCCGCGCGCGCGCTGCGCGACGCGATCAACCGCCACCGCTGA
- a CDS encoding DUF4272 domain-containing protein, translating to MQHPGQAGLHPRPGARRVHERALALASIACRASLEQDPGDADAEAMCRRLRDWLDATGLQAALEPGEAEVIATPLGQLARKAAIDASWRAEGLYVLAWALDLQPGLAHDRLVDPVAAAEAVGLLDDAPLARDPAPQLRGERALDTFAARQLALHWRLRDWQLRPEPMDFAAFVRECTWASLDVDDGALLDGDLAVEGARIDQADDEQLQRCLSIAGERHQAANWLLGGDPLYSNVDTST from the coding sequence ATGCAGCACCCCGGCCAGGCAGGCCTGCACCCACGCCCTGGCGCGCGTCGCGTGCACGAGCGCGCGCTGGCCCTGGCCAGCATCGCCTGCCGCGCCAGCCTGGAGCAGGATCCGGGCGACGCCGACGCCGAGGCGATGTGCAGGCGCCTGCGCGACTGGCTCGACGCCACCGGCCTGCAGGCGGCGCTGGAGCCGGGCGAAGCCGAAGTCATTGCCACGCCGCTGGGGCAGCTCGCGCGCAAGGCCGCCATCGACGCCAGCTGGCGCGCCGAAGGCCTGTACGTGCTGGCCTGGGCGCTGGACCTGCAGCCCGGCCTGGCGCACGACCGCCTCGTCGACCCGGTCGCGGCCGCGGAGGCGGTGGGGCTGCTCGACGACGCGCCGCTGGCCCGGGATCCTGCGCCCCAGCTGCGCGGCGAGCGTGCGCTCGACACCTTCGCCGCGCGCCAGCTGGCGCTGCACTGGCGCCTGCGTGACTGGCAGCTGCGCCCGGAGCCCATGGATTTCGCCGCTTTCGTGCGCGAGTGCACCTGGGCCAGCCTGGATGTCGATGACGGCGCGCTGCTCGACGGCGACCTGGCCGTCGAAGGCGCGCGCATCGACCAGGCCGACGACGAACAGCTGCAGCGCTGCCTGAGCATCGCCGGCGAGCGCCACCAGGCCGCCAACTGGCTGCTCGGCGGCGACCCCCTCTACTCCAACGTGGATACCAGCACCTGA
- the nrdR gene encoding transcriptional regulator NrdR, which translates to MHCLFCQHHDTRVIDSRVSDDGATIRRRRECEACGERFSTLETIELKLPAIIKSDGRREHFDARKLRLGFDRALHKRPVSEEQIEASVRAVVHQLRMTTEREIASRRVGEFVMAELRKIDHIAFVRFASVYQAFEDVADFREQLDRLEREGPGDGQLPLLGGDVLPFDARSGKGRKR; encoded by the coding sequence ATGCATTGCCTCTTCTGCCAGCACCACGACACCCGCGTGATCGATTCGCGGGTCAGCGACGACGGCGCGACCATCCGCCGTCGTCGCGAGTGCGAGGCCTGTGGCGAGCGCTTCTCCACGCTGGAAACCATCGAGCTGAAGCTGCCGGCGATCATCAAGTCCGATGGCCGGCGCGAGCATTTCGACGCGCGCAAGCTGCGCCTGGGCTTCGACCGCGCGCTGCACAAGCGCCCGGTCTCCGAGGAGCAGATCGAGGCGTCGGTGCGTGCGGTGGTGCACCAGCTGCGCATGACCACCGAGCGCGAGATCGCCTCGCGCCGGGTCGGCGAATTCGTCATGGCCGAGCTGCGCAAGATCGACCACATCGCCTTCGTGCGCTTCGCCTCGGTGTACCAGGCGTTCGAGGACGTCGCCGATTTCCGCGAGCAGCTCGACCGCCTCGAACGCGAAGGCCCGGGCGACGGCCAGCTGCCCCTGCTCGGAGGCGACGTGCTGCCGTTCGACGCGCGCTCCGGCAAGGGCCGCAAGCGCTGA
- the glyA gene encoding serine hydroxymethyltransferase: MFPRDARIEGYDPELAQAIADEGRRQEDHVELIASENYASPRVMEAQGSKLTNKYAEGYPGKRYYGGCEYVDVAEQLALDRVKQLFAAGSVADMYANVQPHSGSQANQAVYLALLQPGDTILGMSLAHGGHLTHGAKVNISGKLFKAVQYGVDEAGMIDYDEVERLAVEHKPKMVVAGFSAYSQVVDWARFRAIADKIGAYLFVDMAHVAGLVAAGVYPNPVPHAHIVTSTTHKTLRGPRGGIIVASRTAMGEAADEITKKLQSIVFPGIQGGPLMHVIAAKAVAFKEALEPEFKAYQQQVVKNAQAMAKVVIERGYKIVSGGTENHLMLVDMIGKGVTGKAAEEALGRAHITVNKNAVPNDPQKPFVTSGLRLGTPAVTTRGYLEVDCVELANWICDVLDQPADEAVIARVRENVTRQCARFPVYG; encoded by the coding sequence ATGTTCCCGCGAGACGCGCGCATCGAAGGCTACGACCCCGAACTGGCCCAGGCCATCGCCGACGAAGGCCGCCGCCAGGAAGACCATGTCGAGCTGATCGCCTCGGAGAACTACGCCAGCCCCCGGGTGATGGAAGCGCAGGGCTCCAAGCTCACCAACAAGTACGCCGAGGGCTATCCGGGCAAGCGCTATTACGGCGGCTGCGAATATGTCGACGTCGCCGAGCAGCTCGCGCTCGACCGCGTCAAGCAGCTGTTCGCCGCCGGCTCCGTGGCCGACATGTACGCCAACGTGCAGCCGCATTCGGGCTCGCAGGCCAACCAGGCCGTGTACCTGGCGCTGCTGCAGCCGGGCGACACCATCCTCGGCATGTCGCTGGCGCATGGTGGCCATCTCACCCACGGCGCCAAGGTCAACATCAGCGGCAAGCTGTTCAAGGCCGTGCAGTACGGCGTCGACGAGGCCGGCATGATCGACTACGACGAGGTCGAGCGCCTCGCCGTGGAGCACAAGCCGAAGATGGTCGTCGCCGGTTTCAGCGCCTATTCGCAGGTCGTCGACTGGGCGCGTTTCCGCGCCATCGCCGACAAGATCGGTGCGTACCTGTTCGTCGACATGGCGCACGTCGCCGGGCTGGTCGCCGCGGGCGTGTATCCCAACCCGGTGCCGCACGCGCACATCGTCACGTCGACCACGCACAAGACGCTCCGCGGCCCGCGCGGCGGCATCATCGTCGCCAGCCGCACCGCCATGGGTGAAGCCGCCGACGAAATCACCAAGAAGCTGCAGTCGATCGTGTTCCCGGGCATCCAGGGTGGCCCGCTGATGCACGTCATCGCTGCCAAGGCGGTGGCGTTCAAGGAAGCGCTGGAGCCGGAGTTCAAGGCCTACCAGCAGCAGGTGGTCAAGAACGCCCAGGCGATGGCCAAGGTGGTGATCGAGCGCGGTTACAAGATCGTCTCCGGCGGCACCGAGAACCACCTGATGCTGGTCGACATGATCGGCAAGGGCGTCACCGGCAAGGCCGCCGAGGAGGCGCTGGGCCGCGCGCACATCACGGTCAACAAGAATGCCGTGCCCAACGACCCGCAGAAGCCGTTCGTGACCTCGGGCCTGCGCCTGGGCACGCCGGCGGTCACCACGCGCGGCTATCTGGAAGTCGACTGCGTGGAGCTGGCCAACTGGATCTGCGACGTGCTGGACCAGCCCGCCGACGAGGCGGTGATCGCCCGGGTCCGTGAAAACGTGACCCGCCAGTGCGCACGCTTCCCCGTCTACGGATAA
- the pncB gene encoding nicotinate phosphoribosyltransferase: protein MIIESLLDTDLYKFTMMQAVLHQHPAAHAEYRFKCRTPGIDLARHIDAISAQIDALCALRLGPDELEYMRGLRFMKPDFVDFLGLFQLDRKHVRLRASDAVPGEIELTISGPWLHTILFEVPLLAIVNEVWFHAEYGPAETVEGLRRLDAKLARINAAIGFEDCRISDFGTRRRYSRDWHDTLVPHLARGLGVKFAGTSNVDIARRHALVPQGTMAHEWLQAHQALGPRLRDSQVAAFDGWAREYGGDLGIALTDVIGLDAFLRDFDLYFCKLFDGVRHDSGDPVEWGERVLAHLEDMRIDPRTRTLVFSDGLDIDLVMQLYAHFRGRCRMSFGIGTNLTNDVGPAPLQIVLKMVRCNGQPVAKLSDSPGKTMCDDAGYLRYLRQVFVVPEAASDS from the coding sequence GTGATCATCGAGTCGCTGCTCGACACCGACCTCTACAAGTTCACCATGATGCAGGCGGTGCTGCACCAGCATCCGGCCGCGCATGCCGAGTATCGCTTCAAGTGCCGCACGCCGGGCATCGACCTGGCGCGGCACATCGATGCGATCTCGGCGCAGATCGATGCGCTGTGCGCGCTGCGCCTGGGCCCCGACGAGCTCGAGTACATGCGCGGCCTGCGTTTCATGAAGCCGGATTTCGTGGACTTCCTCGGGCTGTTCCAGCTGGATCGCAAGCACGTGCGGCTGCGGGCGTCGGACGCGGTGCCGGGCGAGATCGAACTCACCATCAGCGGGCCGTGGCTGCACACCATCCTGTTCGAGGTGCCGCTGCTGGCGATCGTCAACGAGGTCTGGTTCCACGCCGAATACGGGCCGGCGGAGACCGTCGAGGGCCTGCGCCGGCTGGACGCCAAGCTCGCGCGCATCAACGCCGCGATCGGCTTCGAGGACTGCCGCATCAGCGACTTCGGCACCCGGCGCCGCTATTCGCGCGACTGGCACGACACCCTGGTGCCGCACCTGGCGCGCGGCCTGGGCGTGAAGTTCGCCGGCACCAGCAACGTCGACATTGCCCGCCGCCATGCGCTGGTGCCGCAGGGCACGATGGCGCACGAATGGCTGCAGGCGCACCAGGCGCTGGGGCCGCGGCTTCGCGACTCGCAGGTCGCCGCGTTCGACGGCTGGGCGCGCGAATACGGCGGCGACCTCGGCATCGCGCTGACCGATGTGATCGGCCTGGACGCGTTCCTGCGCGATTTCGACCTGTACTTCTGCAAGCTGTTCGACGGCGTGCGCCACGATTCCGGCGACCCGGTGGAGTGGGGCGAGCGCGTCCTCGCCCACCTGGAAGACATGCGCATCGACCCGCGCACGCGCACGCTGGTGTTCAGCGATGGCCTCGACATCGACCTGGTGATGCAGCTGTACGCGCACTTCCGCGGCCGCTGCCGCATGTCGTTCGGCATCGGCACCAACCTCACCAACGACGTCGGGCCGGCGCCGCTGCAGATCGTGCTGAAGATGGTCCGCTGCAACGGCCAGCCGGTGGCCAAGCTCAGCGACTCGCCCGGCAAGACCATGTGCGATGACGCCGGCTACCTGCGCTACCTGCGCCAGGTGTTCGTGGTGCCCGAGGCGGCCAGCGACAGCTGA
- the ribB gene encoding 3,4-dihydroxy-2-butanone-4-phosphate synthase, whose protein sequence is MPFATVPELLEELRAGRMVVIVDDEDRENEGDLIMAAELVRPSDINFMVTHARGLVCLSLTRERCAQLGLPPMVQSNTSSHHTNFTVSIEAAEGVTTGISAYDRAHTVRTAVRPNATPADLAQPGHIFPLAAQPGGVLARAGHTEAAADLAMLAGLEPAGVLVEILNPDGTMARRPELEVFAREHGLKMGSIEALIRHRLATEHTVERVDVRAIDTEHGPFRLLSYRDRLGHALHFALVRGEPEADPDTPTLVRVQVRNALADAVHWRRADFGPAVGDVLAAIAREGRGALVLLDGAQTPDALLARIRAADDAVPAPAEAPRGGALLEWRRNGAGSQILADLGLRRLRVMGTARKQVGLAGFGLEVVEYVDPPA, encoded by the coding sequence ATGCCTTTCGCCACCGTCCCCGAACTGCTCGAAGAACTCCGCGCCGGCCGCATGGTCGTCATCGTCGACGACGAGGACCGCGAGAACGAGGGTGACCTGATCATGGCCGCCGAACTGGTGCGGCCGTCCGACATCAATTTCATGGTCACCCACGCGCGCGGCCTGGTCTGCCTGTCGCTGACCCGCGAGCGCTGCGCGCAGCTCGGCCTGCCGCCGATGGTGCAGTCCAACACCTCGTCGCACCACACCAACTTCACGGTCAGCATCGAGGCGGCCGAGGGCGTCACCACCGGCATCTCCGCCTACGACCGCGCGCACACCGTGCGCACCGCGGTGCGCCCGAACGCGACGCCGGCGGATCTCGCCCAACCGGGCCACATCTTCCCGCTCGCCGCGCAGCCGGGTGGCGTGCTGGCGCGCGCCGGCCACACCGAAGCCGCCGCGGACCTGGCGATGCTCGCCGGCCTGGAGCCGGCCGGCGTGCTGGTCGAGATCCTCAACCCCGACGGCACCATGGCGCGGCGCCCGGAGCTGGAGGTGTTCGCGCGCGAGCACGGCCTGAAGATGGGCTCCATCGAAGCGCTCATCCGCCATCGCCTGGCCACCGAGCACACCGTGGAGCGCGTCGACGTGCGCGCGATCGACACCGAACACGGCCCGTTCCGCCTGCTCAGCTATCGCGACCGCCTGGGCCATGCGCTGCATTTCGCGCTGGTGCGCGGCGAGCCCGAGGCCGATCCCGACACGCCCACGCTGGTGCGCGTGCAGGTGCGCAACGCGCTCGCCGATGCCGTGCACTGGCGGCGCGCCGATTTCGGCCCGGCCGTTGGCGACGTGCTGGCCGCGATCGCCCGCGAGGGCCGCGGCGCGCTGGTGCTGCTGGATGGCGCCCAGACCCCCGACGCGCTGCTGGCGCGCATCCGTGCCGCCGACGATGCGGTCCCGGCACCTGCCGAAGCGCCGCGGGGCGGGGCGCTGCTGGAATGGCGGCGCAACGGCGCCGGCAGCCAGATCCTCGCCGACCTCGGCCTGCGCCGCCTGCGCGTGATGGGCACCGCGCGCAAGCAGGTCGGCCTGGCGGGCTTCGGCCTGGAAGTGGTCGAGTACGTCGACCCGCCCGCGTAA
- the ettA gene encoding energy-dependent translational throttle protein EttA — MSQYIYTMNGVSKTVPPKRQIIKDISLSFFPGAKIGLLGLNGSGKSTVLRIMAGVDTDFSGEARPQAGIKVGYLPQEPQLDPTQTVREAVEEGVGDVLQAQKRLDEVYAAYAEEGADFDALAKEQERLEAILAAGDAHTLENQLEVAADALRLPPWEAVIGNLSGGEKRRVALCRLLLQKPDMLLLDEPTNHLDAESVEWLEQFLARYTGTVVAVTHDRYFLDNAAEWILELDRGKGIPWKGNYTDWLTQKGDRLKQEESSEKARQKAIQKELEWARSNAKGGRSKGKARLARIEELQAVDYQRRNETNEIFIPPGERLGAKVIEFKNVSKKFGDRLLIDDLSLMVPAGAIVGIIGPNGAGKSTLFKMITGQEKPDSGTIELGSTVNIAYVDQSRDALEGDHNVFHEVSGGLDILNINGIEIQSRAYLGRFNFKGQDQQKLVGTLSGGERGRLHMAKTLLQGGNVLLLDEPSNDLDIETLRALEDALLEFPGNTFVISHDRWFLDRIATHILAFEGDSHVEFFQGNYREYEEDKKRRMGDDAGPKRLRFKALK; from the coding sequence ATGTCGCAATACATCTACACCATGAACGGCGTCAGCAAGACGGTGCCGCCGAAGCGCCAGATCATCAAGGACATCTCGCTGTCGTTCTTCCCGGGGGCCAAGATCGGCCTGCTGGGCCTGAACGGCTCGGGCAAGTCCACCGTGCTCCGCATCATGGCCGGCGTGGACACGGACTTCTCGGGCGAGGCGCGCCCGCAGGCCGGCATCAAGGTCGGCTACCTGCCGCAGGAACCGCAGCTCGACCCGACGCAGACCGTGCGCGAAGCGGTCGAGGAAGGCGTGGGCGACGTGCTGCAGGCGCAGAAGCGCCTCGACGAGGTCTATGCCGCCTATGCCGAGGAAGGCGCCGATTTCGACGCCCTCGCCAAGGAACAGGAGCGCCTCGAGGCGATCCTTGCCGCCGGCGATGCGCATACCCTGGAAAACCAGCTCGAGGTGGCCGCCGACGCGCTGCGCCTGCCGCCGTGGGAGGCGGTGATCGGGAACCTGTCAGGCGGCGAGAAGCGCCGCGTGGCGCTGTGCCGCCTGCTGCTGCAGAAGCCGGACATGTTGCTGCTCGACGAGCCCACCAACCACCTCGACGCCGAGTCGGTGGAATGGCTGGAGCAGTTCCTGGCGCGCTACACCGGCACCGTGGTCGCGGTGACGCATGACCGCTACTTCCTCGACAACGCCGCCGAGTGGATCCTCGAGCTCGACCGCGGCAAGGGCATTCCGTGGAAGGGCAACTACACCGACTGGCTGACCCAGAAGGGCGACCGCCTGAAGCAGGAAGAGTCGTCCGAGAAGGCGCGCCAGAAGGCGATCCAGAAGGAGCTCGAGTGGGCCCGCAGCAATGCCAAGGGCGGCCGCTCCAAGGGCAAGGCCCGCCTCGCGCGTATCGAGGAGCTGCAGGCGGTCGACTACCAGCGCCGCAACGAGACCAACGAGATCTTCATCCCGCCGGGCGAGCGCCTGGGCGCCAAGGTGATCGAGTTCAAGAACGTCAGCAAGAAGTTCGGTGACCGGCTGCTGATCGACGACCTGAGCCTGATGGTGCCGGCCGGTGCGATCGTCGGCATCATCGGCCCCAACGGCGCGGGCAAGTCGACGCTGTTCAAGATGATCACCGGCCAGGAAAAGCCGGATTCGGGCACGATCGAGCTCGGCTCGACGGTCAACATCGCCTACGTCGACCAGAGCCGCGACGCGCTGGAGGGCGACCACAACGTGTTCCACGAGGTGTCGGGCGGCCTGGACATCCTCAACATCAACGGCATCGAGATCCAGTCGCGCGCCTACCTGGGCCGCTTCAACTTCAAGGGCCAGGACCAGCAGAAGCTCGTGGGCACGCTGTCGGGTGGCGAACGCGGCCGCCTGCACATGGCCAAGACCCTGCTGCAGGGCGGCAACGTGCTGCTGCTCGACGAACCGTCCAACGACCTGGACATCGAGACCCTGCGCGCGCTTGAAGACGCGCTGCTGGAATTCCCGGGCAACACCTTCGTGATCTCCCATGACCGCTGGTTCCTGGACCGCATCGCCACGCACATCCTGGCGTTCGAAGGCGACAGCCACGTGGAGTTCTTCCAGGGCAACTACCGCGAATACGAGGAAGACAAGAAGCGCCGCATGGGCGACGACGCGGGCCCGAAGCGGCTGCGCTTCAAGGCGCTGAAGTAA
- a CDS encoding RcnB family protein, whose translation MKHTRNLALATLLLALGAAFAAPAMARDHDRRGDHRGYDRDYDRGYGHDRYARDDYRRDRDSRRGKGHGKGHGKGHGKGHGHRDHVVYVSRPPVVVHHNRGHRGPPPWARGRHYQYAGYAPTYVVQDYRHYGLRNPPRGHHWRRSDAGEFLLVAVATGIIADVFLGR comes from the coding sequence ATGAAACACACCAGGAACCTTGCACTGGCCACCTTGCTGCTGGCGCTCGGCGCGGCGTTCGCCGCTCCGGCGATGGCGCGCGACCACGACCGCCGCGGCGATCACCGCGGTTACGACCGCGACTACGACCGCGGCTACGGCCACGACCGCTATGCCCGCGACGACTACCGCCGCGACCGCGATTCGCGCCGCGGCAAGGGGCATGGAAAGGGTCACGGCAAGGGCCATGGCAAGGGCCACGGCCACCGCGACCACGTGGTCTATGTGTCCCGTCCGCCGGTGGTGGTGCACCACAACCGCGGCCATCGCGGTCCGCCGCCGTGGGCCCGCGGCCGCCATTACCAGTACGCCGGCTACGCTCCCACCTACGTGGTCCAGGACTATCGCCACTACGGCCTGCGCAATCCGCCGCGCGGCCACCACTGGCGGCGCAGCGATGCCGGCGAATTCCTGCTGGTCGCGGTGGCCACCGGCATCATTGCCGACGTTTTCCTCGGCCGCTGA
- a CDS encoding riboflavin synthase, with protein MFTGIIEAVGTLEQREARGGDARLRIAVGNLPFADPALGESIAVNGTCLTVVAHGAGHFEADASNETLALTTLGGLAEGAPVNLERAMRASDRLGGHLVSGHVDGVGRVLAVSDDGRAQRWRFQAPAALMKYIAQKGSICVDGVSLTVNAVAGDTFDVALVPHTVANTAFAATTVGDSVNLEIDLVARYVERLLQDR; from the coding sequence ATGTTCACCGGAATCATCGAAGCCGTCGGCACCCTCGAGCAGCGTGAGGCACGAGGTGGCGACGCCCGCCTGCGCATCGCCGTCGGCAACCTGCCGTTCGCCGATCCCGCCCTGGGCGAGAGCATCGCGGTCAACGGCACCTGCCTGACCGTGGTCGCGCATGGCGCCGGCCATTTCGAGGCCGACGCCTCCAACGAGACCCTCGCTCTCACCACGCTCGGCGGGCTGGCGGAAGGCGCGCCGGTGAACCTCGAGCGCGCCATGCGCGCCAGCGATCGCCTCGGCGGACACCTGGTCAGCGGCCATGTCGACGGCGTCGGCCGCGTGCTCGCGGTCAGCGACGACGGCCGCGCCCAGCGCTGGCGCTTCCAGGCCCCGGCCGCGCTGATGAAGTACATCGCGCAGAAGGGTTCGATCTGCGTCGACGGCGTGAGCCTCACGGTGAATGCCGTGGCAGGCGACACCTTCGACGTCGCGCTGGTGCCGCACACCGTCGCCAACACCGCGTTCGCCGCCACGACCGTCGGCGACTCCGTCAACCTCGAGATCGACCTCGTCGCCCGCTACGTCGAGCGCCTGCTGCAGGACCGCTGA
- a CDS encoding glycosyltransferase family 2 protein, translating to MTVAAVAAIVVSHQSAGTIDACLARLRAAAAVAEIRVVDNASSDGTLVVVQRHALADPRVRFVANPDNPGFAVACNQGAADSTAPWLAFVNPDCMLEPDSLARLLAHAQALGRAEASAGASAGAAAVDVLLGADLVDEDGVRDGAARRNDPDFLAMLRGPLQARHGRPLDVEVDPAQVLQRVDAVSGALMLLSRALFVRIDGFDAGYRLHVEDLDFCRRAREAGATVAVANDVRVVHVRGVSARSRPGFVEWHKHRGLWRYFRRFEAPRRGWLVRTAVWGAVWLHWASRLPAVFMANARVAAP from the coding sequence GTGACCGTCGCCGCCGTCGCCGCCATCGTCGTCAGCCACCAGAGCGCCGGCACCATCGATGCCTGCCTGGCGCGCCTGCGCGCGGCGGCCGCGGTGGCCGAGATCCGCGTGGTCGACAACGCCTCCAGCGACGGCACCCTGGTCGTGGTGCAGCGCCACGCGCTCGCCGATCCGCGCGTGCGCTTCGTCGCCAACCCGGACAACCCCGGCTTCGCGGTGGCCTGCAACCAGGGCGCGGCGGACAGCACCGCGCCATGGCTGGCGTTCGTCAATCCCGACTGCATGCTGGAGCCGGACTCGCTGGCGCGGCTGCTGGCGCATGCGCAGGCGCTGGGCCGCGCTGAGGCATCCGCCGGCGCGTCCGCTGGCGCAGCGGCAGTCGACGTGCTGCTCGGCGCCGACCTGGTCGATGAGGACGGGGTGCGCGACGGCGCCGCGCGCCGCAACGATCCCGATTTCCTGGCGATGCTGCGCGGGCCGCTGCAGGCGCGCCATGGCCGGCCGCTGGATGTCGAGGTCGATCCTGCGCAGGTGCTGCAGCGGGTCGACGCGGTGTCGGGCGCGCTGATGCTGCTGTCGCGCGCGCTGTTCGTGCGTATCGACGGCTTCGACGCCGGCTATCGCCTGCATGTCGAGGACCTCGACTTCTGTCGCCGCGCGCGCGAGGCCGGTGCCACCGTGGCGGTCGCCAACGACGTGCGCGTGGTGCATGTGCGCGGGGTCTCCGCCCGCTCGCGCCCCGGGTTCGTGGAGTGGCACAAGCACCGCGGCCTGTGGCGCTATTTCCGTCGTTTCGAGGCACCGCGGCGCGGGTGGCTCGTGCGCACGGCGGTGTGGGGCGCGGTCTGGCTGCACTGGGCCTCGCGCCTGCCGGCCGTCTTCATGGCCAACGCGCGCGTGGCCGCGCCGTGA
- the ribD gene encoding bifunctional diaminohydroxyphosphoribosylaminopyrimidine deaminase/5-amino-6-(5-phosphoribosylamino)uracil reductase RibD, translating into MMARALRLAERGAWTTRPNPMVGCVLAQGDEVVGEGWHQRAGGPHAEVHALEAAGARARGATAYVTLEPCAHTGRTGPCADALVAAGVARVVGAMPDPFPEVDGSGFERLRAAGITVESGLMEQQARVLNRGYLARLERGRPWLRVKLAMSLDGRTALANGESKWISGDASREDVMRWRARSGALLTGSGTVLADDPQLTVRLPGEPDFVPPLRVVLDPGLATVARGRVREGDAPTLYLHAGNAKPPRLPGIERVAVPSQGNALDLDAVLRLLATRGINEVQLEAGATLAGAFLHAGLVDEMLIYMAPILLGAHARPLFSGLGIDDMAHRMQMRVEEMVAVGEDMRMRLYPVATAQPAA; encoded by the coding sequence ATGATGGCGCGCGCACTGCGCCTCGCCGAGCGCGGCGCATGGACCACCCGGCCCAATCCGATGGTCGGCTGCGTGCTCGCGCAAGGCGACGAGGTGGTCGGCGAAGGCTGGCACCAGCGCGCCGGCGGTCCGCATGCCGAAGTGCACGCGCTTGAAGCGGCCGGCGCGCGCGCGCGCGGCGCCACCGCCTACGTCACCCTCGAGCCCTGCGCGCACACCGGGCGGACCGGCCCCTGCGCGGATGCGCTCGTCGCGGCCGGCGTGGCGCGCGTGGTGGGGGCCATGCCGGACCCGTTCCCGGAGGTCGATGGCAGTGGCTTCGAGCGCCTGCGCGCCGCCGGCATCACGGTCGAGTCCGGTCTGATGGAACAGCAGGCGCGGGTGCTCAACCGCGGCTACCTGGCGCGGCTGGAGCGCGGACGGCCGTGGCTGCGCGTCAAGCTGGCGATGAGCCTGGACGGACGCACCGCGCTCGCCAACGGCGAGTCGAAGTGGATCAGCGGCGACGCGTCGCGCGAGGACGTGATGCGCTGGCGCGCGCGCAGCGGTGCGCTGCTGACCGGTTCCGGCACGGTGCTGGCGGACGACCCGCAGCTCACCGTGCGCCTACCCGGCGAGCCGGATTTTGTGCCGCCGCTGCGCGTGGTGCTCGACCCCGGCCTGGCCACAGTTGCCCGCGGCCGCGTGCGCGAGGGCGACGCGCCCACCCTGTACCTGCACGCCGGCAACGCCAAGCCGCCGCGCCTGCCCGGCATCGAGCGCGTCGCGGTGCCGTCGCAGGGCAACGCGCTCGACCTCGATGCCGTGCTGCGGCTGCTGGCCACGCGCGGCATCAACGAGGTGCAGCTCGAAGCGGGCGCCACGCTCGCCGGCGCGTTCCTGCATGCCGGCCTGGTCGACGAGATGCTGATCTACATGGCGCCGATCCTGCTGGGAGCGCACGCGCGCCCGCTGTTTTCCGGGCTCGGGATCGACGACATGGCCCACCGCATGCAGATGCGGGTCGAAGAGATGGTTGCGGTGGGCGAGGACATGCGCATGCGCCTGTATCCGGTGGCCACCGCGCAACCCGCCGCCTGA